A genomic stretch from Halichoerus grypus chromosome 7, mHalGry1.hap1.1, whole genome shotgun sequence includes:
- the EFNA3 gene encoding ephrin-A3 isoform X1 — MAAAPLLLLLLLVPVPLLPLLAQGPGGALGNRHAVYWNSSNQHLRREGYTVQVNVNDYLDIYCPHYNSSGVGPGGGAEQYVLYMVSRAGYRTCNASQGFKRWECNRPHAPHSPIKFSEKFQRYSAFSLGYEFHAGHEYYYISTPTHSPHWKCLRMKVFVCCAPTSHSGEKPAPTLPQFTMGPHVKINVLEDFERENPQVPKLEKSISGTSPKRERLPLAVGIAFFLATLLAS, encoded by the exons ATGGCCGCGGctccgctgctgctgctgctgctgctcgtGCCCGTgccgctgctgccgctgctggCCCAGGGGCCCGGGGGGGCGCTGGGAAACCGGCATGCGGTGTACTGGAACAGCTCCAACCAGCA CCTGCGGCGAGAGGGCTACACGGTGCAGGTGAATGTGAACGATTATCTGGATATTTACTGCCCCCACTACAACAGCTCGGGGGTGggccccgggggcggggcggagcaGTACGTGCTGTACATGGTGAGCCGCGCCGGCTACCGCACCTGCAACGCCAGCCAAGGCTTCAAGCGCTGGGAGTGCAACCGCCCGCACGCCCCGCACAGCCCCATCAAGTTCTCGGAGAAGTTCCAGCGCTACAGCGCCTTCTCGCTGGGCTACGAGTTCCACGCCGGCCACGAGTACTACTACATCT CCACGCCCACGCACAGCCCGCACTGGAAGTGTCTGAGGATGAAGGTGTTCGTCTGCTGCGCCCCCA CATCGCACTCCGGGGAGAAGccggcccccaccctcccccagttCACCATGGGCCCCCATGTGAAGATCAACGTGCTGG AggactttgagagagagaatccccaggtGCCCAAGCTTGAGAAGAGCATCAGCGGGACCAGCCCCAAGCGGGAACGCCTGCCCCTGGCAGTGGGCATCGCCTTCTTCCTCGCGACGCTCTTGGCCTCCTAG
- the EFNA3 gene encoding ephrin-A3 isoform X3, with translation MEGTILEGRRRSLRREGYTVQVNVNDYLDIYCPHYNSSGVGPGGGAEQYVLYMVSRAGYRTCNASQGFKRWECNRPHAPHSPIKFSEKFQRYSAFSLGYEFHAGHEYYYISTPTHSPHWKCLRMKVFVCCAPTSHSGEKPAPTLPQFTMGPHVKINVLEDFERENPQVPKLEKSISGTSPKRERLPLAVGIAFFLATLLAS, from the exons ATGGAGGGTACTATactggagggaagaaggagaag CCTGCGGCGAGAGGGCTACACGGTGCAGGTGAATGTGAACGATTATCTGGATATTTACTGCCCCCACTACAACAGCTCGGGGGTGggccccgggggcggggcggagcaGTACGTGCTGTACATGGTGAGCCGCGCCGGCTACCGCACCTGCAACGCCAGCCAAGGCTTCAAGCGCTGGGAGTGCAACCGCCCGCACGCCCCGCACAGCCCCATCAAGTTCTCGGAGAAGTTCCAGCGCTACAGCGCCTTCTCGCTGGGCTACGAGTTCCACGCCGGCCACGAGTACTACTACATCT CCACGCCCACGCACAGCCCGCACTGGAAGTGTCTGAGGATGAAGGTGTTCGTCTGCTGCGCCCCCA CATCGCACTCCGGGGAGAAGccggcccccaccctcccccagttCACCATGGGCCCCCATGTGAAGATCAACGTGCTGG AggactttgagagagagaatccccaggtGCCCAAGCTTGAGAAGAGCATCAGCGGGACCAGCCCCAAGCGGGAACGCCTGCCCCTGGCAGTGGGCATCGCCTTCTTCCTCGCGACGCTCTTGGCCTCCTAG
- the EFNA3 gene encoding ephrin-A3 isoform X2, whose product MAAAPLLLLLLLVPVPLLPLLAQGPGGALGNRHAVYWNSSNQHLRREGYTVQVNVNDYLDIYCPHYNSSGVGPGGGAEQYVLYMVSRAGYRTCNASQGFKRWECNRPHAPHSPIKFSEKFQRYSAFSLGYEFHAGHEYYYISTPTHSPHWKCLRMKVFVCCAPKDFERENPQVPKLEKSISGTSPKRERLPLAVGIAFFLATLLAS is encoded by the exons ATGGCCGCGGctccgctgctgctgctgctgctgctcgtGCCCGTgccgctgctgccgctgctggCCCAGGGGCCCGGGGGGGCGCTGGGAAACCGGCATGCGGTGTACTGGAACAGCTCCAACCAGCA CCTGCGGCGAGAGGGCTACACGGTGCAGGTGAATGTGAACGATTATCTGGATATTTACTGCCCCCACTACAACAGCTCGGGGGTGggccccgggggcggggcggagcaGTACGTGCTGTACATGGTGAGCCGCGCCGGCTACCGCACCTGCAACGCCAGCCAAGGCTTCAAGCGCTGGGAGTGCAACCGCCCGCACGCCCCGCACAGCCCCATCAAGTTCTCGGAGAAGTTCCAGCGCTACAGCGCCTTCTCGCTGGGCTACGAGTTCCACGCCGGCCACGAGTACTACTACATCT CCACGCCCACGCACAGCCCGCACTGGAAGTGTCTGAGGATGAAGGTGTTCGTCTGCTGCGCCCCCA AggactttgagagagagaatccccaggtGCCCAAGCTTGAGAAGAGCATCAGCGGGACCAGCCCCAAGCGGGAACGCCTGCCCCTGGCAGTGGGCATCGCCTTCTTCCTCGCGACGCTCTTGGCCTCCTAG